A genomic stretch from Alteribacter keqinensis includes:
- a CDS encoding YutD family protein gives MIRIQGNEYELIENIKDGWVEEDFKARYSDVLNKYDYIVGDWGYNQLRLKGFFEDQNRKSPFESKISSLPEYLYEYCNFGCPYFVIKKVKEKEKKKSS, from the coding sequence ATGATTCGTATACAGGGAAATGAATACGAGCTGATCGAGAACATAAAAGACGGCTGGGTTGAAGAAGATTTCAAAGCGCGGTACAGCGATGTGCTGAATAAGTATGACTACATCGTCGGCGACTGGGGATATAATCAATTAAGGCTGAAAGGCTTTTTTGAAGATCAGAACCGAAAATCTCCTTTTGAATCCAAAATCAGTTCTTTGCCGGAATACTTATATGAATACTGCAACTTTGGCTGCCCTTACTTTGTGATAAAGAAAGTAAAGGAAAAAGAGAAGAAAAAGTCGTCTTAA